The Nocardia sp. BMG51109 nucleotide sequence CGCGCACTGTCCAGCCTGCTGCGTTACCCCGACGAAAGCCCGCCGCGGACAGTAGGGCTGGATTCTGCCCACCTATCCCTGGCGTCCGGTGGCTCCCTGCACACCTGGACCGGTGGGACCCTGTCCGCCGAATCGCCCCGCCCGGACGCCGGCTACATGGCATAGCGTTTCAGCCGCCCAAGGTCCTGTTCACCCGGACCGGCCGGATCTCGTTGGCCGAAACAACCCGTCCGCACACCGACCACGAGGAATAGGCAATCGCCTCGTCCAGCATCCGAGCTACCACAACGATTCGTACGCCCGCACCGCATCGATGATCAGCGCGAGCCCGAAGACGAGAAACAAGATCCGAACCGACGGCGGCCCAAACCGTTTGAGCACATGCACCAGCCAACGGTTGAACCGGCGTGCCCGGACCGACCGCCGCGTCGACGTGAACAGGACGAGTGCCGGCGGCAGGAGGGCGATGGCACAGTAGACCACCACGATCAGCGGCCAGAACGGCGGCCGCGGGTCTCGCGCCGAGATCATCGCCAGCGCCGCAAGATAGGGCACCGCGGTCGGCGCCTGCCCGAGCCCGATGCCGAGGCCGACGAGTCCCAGCAGCCAGGGCTGCCGCCGCGCCTCCGTCGCCCAGACGGGTGGCGCGACCGCCCGGCCGCGCAGGCGGACGCTGCCGAGGAGCAGCAGTGTGAAACCGACAAGGAGTTCACCCCAGCCTCGGACCGTGGGGGTGATCTCGACGTCGATCAGATCGGTGAGGAAGCGCAGCCCGAGCACGGTGCAGAGCCCGAAAGTCGTTGTGACGGCGAAGACTCCGGCGATGAAACTCATCGCACCGGGCACGGGAGATCGGCGGCTGAGGCGGCTGTCGTAGATCACCGCCGTCGTCACCCCGACGATCAGGAGATCGAGCGAGTCGAGGAGAGCGAAGCCCGCGAGCGCCGAGAGGAAGATCAGCATGACCCCACCGAACATACGGCAGCGACCCGCGGACGAGGCGGCGCGCGCCACTACGCGGACGGGCGGGGAGCGGGCGGCGTCGGCCGCTCCCCGCCCGGGGGCCGCCGGTCAGTCGCCGACGACGCGGGGTGGGGCGTTGAACGAGTTGACCGCGCCTACGGCGGCGCCGGCGGCGGCGCCGATGGCGGCGGCGGGGACGGTGATGACGCCGGCGCCGAACGCCGCGCCCATCGCCGGGCCCGCGACGACGCCGACCGGCACGAACGGCAGGCCCACGACCAGGCCGACCACACCGCCGACCACACCGGAGGTGAGCGCGAACGGGGCCGCGGAGGCGGCTCCCGCGACCGCGCCCACCGCGGCGGAACCGACGGTCTGCCCGGCGATGCGGTCGGATCGGCTGCGTTCCATGCCGACCGAGTCCAGGAAGGTCGCCAGGTTGGCCTCGGTCTGGGCGGCGTTGTCGTTGATCTGGATGGCCTGCTCGCGGTCCAGCCAGGGCGGCGCGTCGACCTGAACGTCGCCGAACCGGAACTTGCCGGGTGGCGGCGCGATCGGCGGCACCGGCGCGACCGGCACCGGCGGGTGCAGCGTGCCGACCGGGGCCAGGTAGCTCTTGTCCGGCAGGGTCCGTGCGGTTTGCAGCGAGCTGAGCGTGTCGCCGGGGATGTGCAGGCCCTCGTAGGGACGGGCGTTGGGCGCGTCACCGGCCGGCCACTGGGGCGCCGCATGCTCCTCCTGCGCCCCGTGGTCCTGCGTGGTGGCCTGGCTCGGCTCGGACGGTGCGGCGTTGGCGGTCCCGGTTCCGACGACCGCCAAGACTAGTGGGATGGCGCCCGCCGCAACGGCGTTACCCAC carries:
- a CDS encoding GAP family protein, with product MLIFLSALAGFALLDSLDLLIVGVTTAVIYDSRLSRRSPVPGAMSFIAGVFAVTTTFGLCTVLGLRFLTDLIDVEITPTVRGWGELLVGFTLLLLGSVRLRGRAVAPPVWATEARRQPWLLGLVGLGIGLGQAPTAVPYLAALAMISARDPRPPFWPLIVVVYCAIALLPPALVLFTSTRRSVRARRFNRWLVHVLKRFGPPSVRILFLVFGLALIIDAVRAYESLW